The Exiguobacterium aurantiacum DSM 6208 genome includes a window with the following:
- the rlmN gene encoding 23S rRNA (adenine(2503)-C(2))-methyltransferase RlmN produces MKPSIYGLTFDQLTDVCVDFGYSAYHARQIWDSLYIDRVKSMDAINVRDEVKAALAERYVISTQELFVKQEAGDGTVKFLLKLHDGHYIETVLMRHKYGRSVCVTTQVGCNIGCSFCASGLLKKTRDLTAGEVVEQIMTVQHYLDEVGEGARVSHIVVMGIGEPFDNFDNLVDFLRVVKDERGLAIAPRKINVSTSGLADKIYKFADLDLRINLALSLHAPNDALRTQIMKINRAFPLDKLMPAIRYYVEKTNKRITFEYILLSKVNDLPEHAEELADLIADIKDKSYVNLIPYNPVNEHIQYERSTSEDIMAFYDILKKRGINTGVRLEHGTDIDAACGQLRSKHMNVEGAK; encoded by the coding sequence ATGAAACCATCTATATACGGGCTGACGTTTGATCAGCTCACGGACGTCTGTGTCGATTTTGGATACAGCGCCTACCACGCGAGACAGATTTGGGACTCGCTCTATATCGACCGGGTCAAGTCGATGGATGCCATCAACGTGCGAGATGAAGTGAAGGCAGCGCTCGCGGAACGTTACGTCATCTCGACACAAGAGTTGTTCGTCAAACAAGAGGCGGGCGACGGGACGGTCAAATTCTTACTTAAATTACACGATGGACATTATATCGAGACGGTGCTCATGCGTCACAAGTACGGCCGATCGGTCTGTGTGACGACGCAAGTCGGTTGCAACATCGGCTGCAGCTTCTGTGCGAGCGGTCTCTTGAAGAAGACGCGCGATTTGACGGCGGGAGAGGTCGTTGAACAGATCATGACCGTTCAACATTACTTGGACGAAGTCGGCGAAGGGGCCCGGGTCAGTCATATCGTCGTCATGGGAATCGGGGAGCCGTTCGATAACTTCGACAACTTGGTCGATTTCCTTCGTGTCGTCAAAGACGAGCGTGGTCTGGCCATCGCCCCACGGAAAATCAACGTGTCGACGAGCGGTCTCGCCGACAAAATCTATAAGTTCGCCGACCTTGACCTCCGCATCAACTTGGCGCTCTCACTTCACGCGCCGAACGATGCGCTCCGGACACAGATCATGAAGATTAACCGGGCGTTCCCGCTCGACAAGCTCATGCCGGCGATCCGTTATTACGTCGAGAAGACGAACAAACGGATCACGTTCGAGTACATCTTGCTCTCGAAAGTGAACGACTTGCCGGAACACGCCGAGGAGCTCGCCGACTTGATTGCGGATATCAAAGACAAGTCGTACGTCAACTTGATCCCATACAACCCGGTCAACGAACATATCCAATATGAACGAAGCACGTCAGAAGATATTATGGCGTTTTATGATATTTTGAAAAAACGCGGAATCAACACAGGTGTCCGTCTCGAACACGGGACCGACATCGATGCGGCCTGCGGACAGCTCCGTAGCAAGCATATGAACGTTGAAGGTGCAAAATAA
- a CDS encoding SMP-30/gluconolactonase/LRE family protein, with protein sequence MENVNATCWIRVRNTLGEGPCWDAELKRFYWVDIEGHTLWWYDEKEDEISSFDMGQQIGFAVPKVTDGVIVGLKDGIYEWDETSRELDKLVELDDPEGVLRFNDGKADPYGRIFAGTLHLNDKDEQATLYRLNRDGTTEEMLTNLTLSNGLTWSPDHQTFYHIDTPTETVRRYPFDLKTGTLGEGEAVIDFKEEDGFPDGMTSDEDGYLWIAHFAGGKVSRWNPDTGEKVLEVSVPAPNVTSCCFIGDDLNQLAITTAREGMDEEALETYPDAGSVFKIDTEVKGMPLYRFGR encoded by the coding sequence ATGGAGAACGTGAACGCGACATGTTGGATTCGAGTCAGAAATACGCTTGGGGAGGGACCTTGTTGGGACGCCGAACTGAAGCGGTTTTATTGGGTCGATATCGAGGGGCACACGCTCTGGTGGTATGACGAAAAAGAAGACGAGATCTCGTCGTTCGATATGGGACAACAAATCGGTTTCGCCGTTCCGAAAGTGACCGATGGCGTCATCGTCGGATTAAAGGACGGCATCTACGAATGGGACGAGACGTCGAGAGAACTCGACAAGCTCGTCGAACTCGACGACCCGGAAGGCGTGTTGCGATTCAACGACGGAAAGGCCGACCCGTATGGACGGATTTTTGCGGGAACGCTCCATTTGAACGATAAAGACGAACAGGCGACACTTTACCGCTTGAACCGGGATGGTACGACCGAGGAAATGTTGACGAATTTGACTTTGTCGAACGGATTGACGTGGTCTCCGGACCATCAAACGTTTTATCATATCGATACGCCGACCGAGACGGTTCGACGTTACCCATTCGATTTGAAGACGGGAACGCTCGGCGAAGGCGAGGCCGTGATTGATTTCAAGGAAGAGGACGGTTTCCCGGACGGTATGACCTCGGATGAGGATGGGTACTTATGGATCGCCCACTTCGCCGGCGGAAAAGTGTCGCGCTGGAATCCGGACACGGGCGAAAAAGTGCTCGAAGTGTCTGTCCCGGCGCCGAACGTCACATCGTGTTGTTTTATCGGCGACGACTTGAACCAACTCGCCATCACGACGGCGCGAGAAGGCATGGACGAGGAGGCGCTCGAAACGTACCCGGACGCAGGGTCGGTGTTTAAAATCGATACAGAAGTGAAAGGGATGCCACTTTATCGTTTCGGACGTTAA
- a CDS encoding GTP-binding protein, which yields MKRIPVTVLSGYLGSGKTTLMNHILNNRTGKKYAVIVNDMSELNIDERLIEQGGFSRTDEKLVELSNGCICCTLREDLLEAVQELTNDRELDGIIIESSGISEPIPVAQTFTYADDALGIDLTSRVYIDAMVTVVDAYRFLKDFNSGESLHERKQAIDETDVREVVDLLVDQVEFADIIVLNKADRVSDTELNEMAGLLKTLNPSAKLLTSVHSNVDLSELLDVKLFDFEQAMHAAGWIQELETEEHTPETEEYGISSFVYRRRRPFHPERLHAWIEQFPEEVVRAKGFLWIASRNDLACLFSQAGYASTLEHAGRWLATLPEEERRLMFAAEPELAEDYFEPYGDRQTELVLIGQRMDRATVESALDVCLLTDDEMSLDWTILNDTLPGSGVVTFS from the coding sequence ATGAAACGAATTCCAGTCACTGTGTTGTCAGGCTATCTTGGGAGCGGCAAGACGACGTTAATGAACCATATATTAAACAACCGCACCGGCAAGAAATATGCCGTCATCGTCAACGATATGAGTGAATTAAATATCGATGAGCGCTTGATCGAGCAAGGCGGCTTCTCGCGGACAGATGAAAAGTTGGTCGAGCTGTCGAACGGCTGTATTTGTTGCACGCTCCGTGAAGACCTCCTCGAGGCGGTCCAAGAGCTTACGAACGATCGTGAGCTCGACGGGATCATCATCGAGTCATCCGGAATCTCTGAACCGATTCCCGTGGCCCAGACGTTCACGTATGCCGATGACGCGCTCGGCATCGACTTGACGAGCCGTGTCTATATCGATGCGATGGTGACCGTCGTTGACGCCTACCGTTTCTTGAAAGACTTCAACTCCGGTGAGTCGCTTCACGAGCGGAAACAAGCGATTGATGAGACGGATGTCCGTGAAGTCGTCGACCTGCTCGTCGACCAAGTCGAGTTCGCCGACATCATCGTCTTGAACAAGGCCGACCGGGTGTCTGACACCGAACTGAACGAGATGGCCGGGCTGTTGAAGACGCTCAACCCGTCAGCAAAACTGTTGACGTCGGTCCATTCGAACGTCGACTTGTCGGAACTGCTAGACGTCAAGCTGTTCGATTTCGAACAGGCGATGCACGCGGCCGGCTGGATTCAAGAGCTTGAAACGGAAGAACATACGCCGGAGACCGAGGAGTACGGCATCAGCTCGTTCGTCTATCGCCGTCGTCGGCCGTTCCACCCGGAGCGACTCCATGCGTGGATCGAACAGTTCCCGGAAGAAGTCGTCCGAGCGAAAGGATTCCTTTGGATCGCCTCGCGTAACGACCTCGCCTGCCTGTTCTCGCAGGCCGGATACGCCTCGACGCTCGAGCACGCCGGACGCTGGCTCGCCACGCTGCCGGAAGAGGAACGTCGTCTCATGTTCGCGGCAGAACCGGAGCTTGCTGAGGACTATTTCGAGCCGTACGGCGACCGCCAGACCGAGCTCGTCTTGATCGGGCAGCGGATGGACCGTGCGACCGTCGAATCAGCGCTCGACGTCTGCCTGTTGACCGACGATGAGATGTCGCTCGATTGGACGATATTGAACGACACGCTCCCGGGTAGCGGCGTCGTCACTTTCTCATAA
- a CDS encoding YkoF family thiamine/hydroxymethylpyrimidine-binding protein — MNEQCGTSPIVGFRFTLSPMTSDFVSVIKGALKETDLQNVWRHTDDVSTVIRGRSEHVFDVAKSVLSHATKTGTHVSMSGTFSVGCPGDTMGDNLLEVTSEPVNGPVGAQYVSSQFALYPLGDEQYMDIIYEEIDFAKERGVFNDSMHYASGIHGDIEPVFSFYEATFDRVRAKTSHVVMTVTFSVNSPSHEGRNDA; from the coding sequence ATGAACGAGCAATGTGGAACGAGCCCGATCGTCGGGTTCCGCTTTACACTGAGCCCGATGACGTCGGATTTCGTGAGCGTCATCAAAGGGGCATTGAAGGAGACGGATTTACAGAACGTCTGGCGCCATACCGATGACGTCTCGACGGTCATCCGGGGACGGAGTGAGCACGTGTTCGATGTGGCCAAATCAGTCCTGTCGCATGCGACGAAGACAGGGACGCACGTCTCGATGAGCGGGACGTTCTCGGTCGGTTGCCCGGGTGACACGATGGGGGACAACCTGCTCGAGGTGACGAGCGAGCCTGTGAACGGACCGGTCGGCGCCCAATACGTCTCCTCCCAGTTCGCGCTCTATCCGCTCGGTGACGAGCAATATATGGACATCATCTATGAAGAGATCGATTTCGCGAAAGAGCGTGGTGTGTTCAACGATTCGATGCATTACGCCTCGGGCATCCACGGCGACATCGAGCCGGTGTTCTCGTTTTATGAGGCGACGTTCGACCGGGTCCGTGCGAAGACGAGCCACGTCGTCATGACGGTGACGTTCAGCGTGAACAGTCCGTCGCATGAGGGACGCAATGATGCTTAA
- a CDS encoding ECF transporter S component, with protein sequence MLKSWKLKEVVLLSLLSVVFAVVYLAFVHVGNLWAGLIGPIAYEWIFGIWFIVSIIAAYIIRKPGAAFLSEVLAATIEMMIGNAIGPRIILVGIVQGLGAEAAFALTGYKRYDLWVLMLAGFGAAVTSFAYTYVMGGLAALSPTYVATMFALRATSGMLIAGLGGKILSDLLLRTGALEGYAVARQGRVHG encoded by the coding sequence ATGCTTAAATCGTGGAAGTTGAAAGAGGTCGTCTTGTTGTCGCTGTTATCGGTCGTGTTCGCCGTCGTCTATTTGGCGTTCGTCCATGTCGGGAACCTTTGGGCCGGCTTGATCGGACCGATCGCCTACGAATGGATCTTCGGAATTTGGTTCATCGTCTCGATTATCGCGGCTTACATCATTCGAAAGCCCGGCGCCGCGTTTTTGTCGGAAGTGCTCGCGGCGACGATCGAGATGATGATTGGGAACGCCATCGGGCCGCGGATCATTCTCGTCGGGATCGTTCAAGGACTCGGGGCCGAGGCGGCGTTCGCCTTGACCGGTTATAAACGGTACGACCTTTGGGTGCTCATGCTGGCCGGGTTCGGTGCGGCCGTGACGAGCTTCGCCTATACGTACGTCATGGGCGGTCTCGCGGCGCTCAGTCCGACATACGTCGCCACGATGTTCGCCCTCCGCGCGACGAGCGGCATGCTCATCGCCGGACTCGGAGGGAAGATATTGAGTGACTTGTTGCTTCGGACGGGTGCGCTCGAAGGGTACGCCGTCGCGCGGCAAGGACGCGTGCATGGTTGA
- a CDS encoding ABC transporter ATP-binding protein, producing MRSKGTPSRGKDACMVEAEQLTFRYPGKPTDVLSDVTLTLQDGRTLITGASGSGKSTLFAMFNRLYPDNCDGIVTGRLHLFDRSYDTYAAGEVNRRVGTVFQDPDSQFVMQTVEEELIFTLENFGVARGEMSERVTAILHALGLSEYRNRTIHDLSGGEKQQIAVACALIGRPEWLLLDEPLAHLDPETAHRFVRWFDGVARTVNVVVIEHRPYVWGDFFDRQVELVEGRVVKDGPFEMRPDYTFASIGSHKGECNLFHIPNFKRNEFELAASDLTVAEGEVVAILGRNGSGKSTWLRSLARNHRDVGFVPQSPAHLFVTSDVTSELKYGHDRPIEDMLTRLGLGPLRDAHPLSLSHGQKRRLAIGVMMLSEKRLIAFDEPTAGQDEASLRALHDLMAERADAGQAVLFVTHDLSFARVANTYYLMHEGELSGPYDASLWDDPELLRRHGLLTEGWS from the coding sequence GTGCGCTCGAAGGGTACGCCGTCGCGCGGCAAGGACGCGTGCATGGTTGAGGCGGAACAGCTGACGTTTCGTTATCCAGGTAAGCCGACCGACGTCTTGTCGGACGTCACGCTCACGCTCCAGGATGGGAGGACGCTCATCACCGGGGCGAGCGGGTCGGGGAAATCGACACTGTTTGCTATGTTCAATCGTCTCTATCCGGATAACTGTGACGGGATCGTGACGGGACGATTGCACTTGTTCGATCGATCGTATGATACGTACGCGGCCGGTGAAGTGAATCGGCGCGTCGGGACGGTGTTTCAAGATCCGGACAGTCAGTTCGTCATGCAGACGGTGGAAGAGGAACTGATTTTCACGCTCGAAAACTTCGGGGTCGCGCGGGGCGAGATGTCGGAGCGTGTCACGGCAATCTTGCATGCGCTCGGCTTGTCCGAGTATCGCAATCGCACCATCCATGACTTGTCAGGGGGCGAGAAGCAACAGATCGCCGTCGCCTGTGCTTTGATCGGTCGACCGGAATGGCTATTGCTCGACGAGCCGCTCGCCCACCTCGACCCGGAGACGGCGCATCGTTTCGTCCGTTGGTTCGACGGCGTCGCCCGCACCGTCAACGTTGTCGTCATTGAACACCGACCGTACGTATGGGGCGATTTCTTCGACCGGCAAGTCGAGCTTGTGGAGGGACGAGTCGTCAAGGATGGGCCGTTCGAGATGCGCCCGGACTATACGTTCGCATCGATTGGGAGCCACAAAGGAGAGTGTAATTTATTTCACATACCGAATTTCAAACGAAATGAATTTGAACTCGCAGCGAGCGACTTGACCGTCGCCGAGGGAGAAGTCGTCGCTATCCTCGGTCGAAACGGGAGCGGCAAGTCGACATGGCTCAGAAGTCTGGCTCGCAATCATCGTGACGTCGGGTTCGTCCCGCAATCCCCGGCACACTTGTTCGTGACAAGTGACGTGACAAGTGAACTCAAATACGGGCACGATCGTCCGATCGAAGACATGTTGACGCGGCTCGGGCTCGGACCGTTGCGGGATGCGCATCCGCTCTCACTCAGTCACGGTCAAAAACGGCGACTCGCCATCGGGGTGATGATGCTCTCGGAGAAACGATTGATCGCATTTGATGAACCGACGGCAGGACAAGACGAGGCTTCGCTTCGAGCGCTCCATGATTTGATGGCCGAACGTGCGGATGCGGGACAGGCGGTGTTGTTCGTGACACACGACCTCAGTTTTGCTCGGGTCGCGAACACGTACTATTTGATGCATGAGGGGGAGTTGAGCGGCCCTTATGATGCTTCGCTATGGGACGACCCGGAATTATTGCGGAGGCATGGGCTGTTGACGGAGGGATGGTCATGA
- a CDS encoding energy-coupling factor transporter transmembrane component T family protein: MTFHEMNPTVKFMTVTCLMFGLAFMYNPWTPLAVFLGTILLQTLFADVSWKRWGLFMIPFLLTAVGTLWTTLVFGREASGEVVFTLFGNDVTEENVMLALTLALRVLAFTVLSLLFTLTTDPKRFVYSLMQQGKLSPKIAYSVFVGFRFFPILKSELMQLYETHALRGVRLETRRDHIRHAPKLLIPLLAGAIRQAERIAFSMEARGFTGEGRSSYEVIPVTKNDFLLAALLVALFGISVWIGVR, encoded by the coding sequence ATGACATTTCATGAGATGAACCCGACCGTCAAGTTTATGACCGTGACATGTCTCATGTTCGGTCTCGCTTTTATGTACAATCCGTGGACACCGCTCGCTGTATTTCTCGGCACGATCCTCCTGCAAACGCTTTTCGCCGACGTGAGCTGGAAGCGATGGGGGCTGTTCATGATCCCATTCTTATTGACCGCCGTCGGGACGCTATGGACGACACTCGTCTTCGGCAGAGAGGCGAGCGGGGAAGTCGTGTTCACGCTGTTCGGCAATGACGTCACCGAGGAGAACGTGATGCTCGCTCTGACACTCGCCTTGCGCGTGTTGGCGTTCACGGTTTTGTCGCTCCTTTTCACGCTGACGACGGACCCGAAGCGATTCGTCTACAGCTTGATGCAGCAAGGAAAGTTGTCGCCAAAGATCGCCTACAGCGTTTTCGTCGGATTTCGCTTTTTCCCGATTTTAAAGAGCGAGCTCATGCAACTTTACGAAACACATGCGCTGCGAGGTGTGCGCTTGGAGACGAGGCGGGATCACATCCGTCACGCGCCAAAACTGCTCATCCCGCTGCTCGCCGGGGCGATTCGTCAAGCCGAACGAATCGCGTTCTCGATGGAGGCTCGCGGGTTTACGGGGGAAGGACGTTCTTCGTACGAGGTGATCCCGGTCACAAAGAACGACTTTTTATTAGCGGCTCTTCTCGTCGCGCTGTTCGGAATAAGTGTATGGATAGGTGTACGCTAA
- a CDS encoding DUF1643 domain-containing protein: MNTQIEEVTIRVKSIFNDDKTKRYMRSYEFTDVVDGVICAVIIYSPRMSDAFLSGTTTQRAYMLMRNHLDQPIREVRVISLVPTLAINDNLPYVESQLDEVNYHYVEETLDDVEKSGGMAIVGWGSPGRLMHHATAYKSLFADHEANMFCIGTTSKGEPQQIRMANENTVLEAFNNESVKPKFRIVKETKQDDSE, encoded by the coding sequence ATGAACACGCAAATCGAGGAAGTGACGATTCGAGTCAAGTCGATTTTCAACGACGATAAGACGAAACGTTATATGCGCTCTTACGAGTTCACGGATGTCGTCGACGGCGTGATCTGTGCCGTCATCATCTATTCGCCTCGGATGAGCGATGCGTTCTTGTCCGGGACGACGACACAACGCGCCTATATGCTCATGCGTAACCATTTGGATCAGCCGATTCGAGAAGTGCGCGTCATCAGCCTCGTCCCGACGCTCGCCATCAACGACAACTTGCCGTACGTCGAGTCCCAACTTGACGAGGTGAACTATCATTATGTCGAAGAGACGCTCGACGACGTCGAGAAAAGCGGCGGTATGGCCATCGTCGGTTGGGGGTCACCCGGCCGGCTCATGCATCACGCGACAGCCTACAAGTCGCTCTTTGCCGATCACGAGGCGAACATGTTCTGTATCGGCACGACGTCAAAAGGCGAACCGCAACAAATTCGTATGGCCAACGAGAACACCGTGCTCGAGGCGTTCAACAATGAATCTGTGAAACCGAAGTTTCGCATCGTGAAAGAGACAAAACAGGATGACTCCGAGTGA
- a CDS encoding lytic transglycosylase domain-containing protein: MKRLMLRLTSIMLVAVLFFVAIGWFGQHEKVNNALYRAYYGDHGVPADHVAVYEDAADAYDVDWRLLAAVHRVETIFSHSSSMRSSVGAIGPFQFMPRTWLGWQYDTDDQKGDVPEDEIDLTDLTLIEQYGGLGRDGNGDGQADPHSLIDSAHTAAYYLSEHGGQTSDSYESIRSAIFEYNRSEQYVDNVMSFYDQYQTEVTLLPGDGKTTKQQVARYTIRYLEWFAKLT, translated from the coding sequence TTGAAACGATTGATGCTGCGACTGACCAGTATCATGCTTGTGGCGGTGTTGTTCTTCGTCGCAATCGGCTGGTTCGGTCAACATGAAAAAGTGAACAACGCGCTTTACCGTGCCTACTACGGGGACCATGGTGTCCCTGCCGACCACGTCGCGGTGTATGAGGATGCGGCCGACGCGTATGACGTCGATTGGCGTTTGCTCGCCGCCGTCCATCGTGTCGAGACGATCTTCTCACACAGCTCCTCGATGCGCTCTTCGGTCGGGGCGATCGGACCGTTCCAGTTCATGCCACGGACGTGGCTCGGCTGGCAGTATGACACGGACGATCAGAAAGGCGATGTGCCAGAAGACGAGATCGATTTGACCGATTTAACTTTAATCGAGCAATATGGCGGTCTCGGCCGTGACGGCAACGGCGATGGACAAGCCGATCCGCACAGCCTGATCGACTCGGCGCATACGGCAGCCTATTATTTGAGTGAACACGGCGGACAGACGAGTGATTCGTACGAGTCGATTCGTTCGGCCATCTTTGAATACAATCGAAGTGAGCAGTACGTCGACAACGTCATGTCGTTTTACGACCAATACCAGACCGAGGTCACCCTGCTCCCAGGAGACGGCAAGACGACGAAGCAACAAGTCGCACGGTACACGATTCGCTATTTGGAATGGTTCGCCAAGTTGACGTGA
- a CDS encoding CPBP family intramembrane glutamic endopeptidase yields MLERIVFTVILAYLLIIQLFNARLMKSMIASLGRSRVYEEAIKSAWGLTLLLVALVFLFGVPAEAVGLGFMPEATDERAWNYFVLCCVLMGAFSVFYLSVLTSSRLREMLRPHYELEIEKALLPRTADEAKAWKAVSFTAGVTEEFIFRGVLLYTLTLYVDFSDVSLALASGVLFGLAHAYQGVRGIVVTGLLGALFGYVYLVMGVLWPLMVLHMLLDLIAGPIHVDASKTG; encoded by the coding sequence ATGCTCGAACGAATCGTCTTTACCGTCATTCTCGCCTATTTATTGATCATTCAACTGTTCAATGCCCGCTTGATGAAGTCGATGATCGCCTCGCTCGGAAGGAGCCGCGTATACGAAGAAGCGATCAAGTCGGCATGGGGGCTGACGCTTCTTCTCGTCGCGCTCGTGTTCTTGTTCGGTGTCCCGGCCGAGGCGGTCGGACTTGGGTTCATGCCGGAGGCGACCGACGAACGGGCGTGGAATTATTTCGTCCTTTGTTGCGTCCTCATGGGCGCCTTCTCCGTCTTTTACTTATCCGTGCTGACCTCCTCGCGCCTTCGGGAGATGCTCCGTCCCCACTATGAACTCGAGATCGAGAAAGCGCTTCTCCCGAGGACAGCGGATGAGGCGAAGGCGTGGAAAGCCGTCTCGTTCACAGCCGGGGTCACGGAAGAGTTCATCTTTCGCGGTGTCTTGCTCTACACGCTCACATTATATGTCGATTTCTCCGATGTGTCGCTCGCCTTGGCAAGTGGCGTCTTGTTCGGTCTTGCTCACGCCTATCAAGGGGTGCGTGGCATCGTCGTCACCGGGCTGCTCGGTGCGCTGTTCGGCTACGTTTATTTGGTGATGGGCGTCCTGTGGCCGCTCATGGTACTGCACATGCTGCTCGATCTCATCGCTGGACCGATTCATGTCGACGCGTCAAAAACTGGGTGA
- a CDS encoding alpha/beta hydrolase: MQLKWKYGLATLFTGYYAISYYAFKRMTRGKRKTPEMLLAPYTTEDQSFYHDVPFEHVSLRSRDDYRLYGRVYRNGDARKWIVFVHGYTASHSFMAPHLAMFHKLGYNLLAVDLRSHGESEGVYASYGYHEKHDIVDWVDWLRTNETVEEVGLHGVSMGAATILQAGPLTDVDFLIAECPFDDMRQLMRHQLNNLHRLPGDLLLPGIDYFLWSRAGFRMNQVRPKRDLAETSAPILFIHGTRDDFVPTWMSVEMNALNRQNEIALIHDAEHTNCILKDRDAYEDAVTQFLTRRHESVQR, encoded by the coding sequence ATGCAACTAAAATGGAAATACGGGCTCGCGACATTATTCACAGGCTATTACGCCATCAGTTATTATGCGTTCAAACGAATGACACGGGGGAAACGTAAGACGCCAGAGATGTTGCTCGCGCCGTACACGACAGAGGACCAATCGTTTTACCACGACGTGCCGTTTGAACACGTCTCGCTCCGTTCTAGAGACGACTACCGCCTATATGGTCGGGTGTATCGCAACGGTGACGCCCGGAAGTGGATCGTCTTCGTCCATGGCTATACGGCGTCGCACAGCTTCATGGCACCGCATTTGGCCATGTTCCACAAGCTCGGTTACAATTTGCTCGCCGTCGATTTGCGCTCACATGGGGAATCAGAAGGTGTCTACGCCTCATACGGCTACCATGAGAAACACGACATCGTCGATTGGGTCGACTGGCTGCGTACGAACGAGACCGTAGAGGAAGTCGGGCTGCACGGTGTCTCGATGGGTGCCGCGACGATCCTTCAGGCCGGACCGCTCACAGACGTCGACTTCTTGATCGCCGAGTGCCCGTTCGACGACATGCGACAATTGATGCGCCATCAATTGAACAACTTGCACCGGCTGCCTGGCGACTTATTGTTACCAGGCATCGATTACTTCCTATGGAGCCGGGCCGGTTTTCGGATGAACCAAGTACGCCCGAAACGAGACTTGGCGGAAACGTCCGCCCCGATCTTGTTCATTCACGGCACGCGCGACGATTTCGTGCCAACGTGGATGTCCGTCGAGATGAACGCCCTCAACCGCCAAAACGAGATCGCCCTCATCCACGACGCCGAACATACGAACTGCATTTTAAAAGACCGGGACGCATATGAAGACGCCGTCACCCAGTTTTTGACGCGTCGACATGAATCGGTCCAGCGATGA
- a CDS encoding ABC transporter ATP-binding protein, translated as MKLMKIHHAYEQPILSGVDLTVSPGECIAIVGPSGSGKSTLLQILGLLKRPDAGELYLGPVDAFTLDEEERRKLRLNEVGFVFQDAYLVPYLTVCEQLELVQAEAGLDTDARRLLTDLGLGHRLDELPNRLSGGERQRVAVARALINDPSLILADEPTASLDYANGRLVMERLAAAAHENGKQVIVITHDERMLDVCDRVLRLRDGQLETL; from the coding sequence ATGAAATTGATGAAGATTCATCACGCCTATGAACAACCGATTCTATCCGGGGTCGATTTGACCGTCTCTCCCGGAGAGTGCATCGCCATCGTCGGACCGAGCGGGAGCGGCAAGAGCACGCTGCTCCAAATTCTCGGGTTGCTGAAACGCCCTGACGCGGGGGAATTGTATCTCGGTCCGGTCGATGCGTTCACGCTCGATGAAGAAGAACGACGGAAATTGCGTCTGAACGAGGTCGGGTTCGTCTTTCAAGACGCCTACCTCGTCCCATACTTGACGGTATGTGAACAACTCGAGCTCGTCCAAGCCGAGGCAGGACTTGACACTGACGCGAGACGGCTATTGACCGACCTCGGTCTCGGTCATCGGTTGGACGAACTGCCAAATCGCCTTTCCGGCGGCGAACGACAGCGGGTCGCCGTCGCCCGTGCCCTCATCAACGACCCCTCACTCATCTTGGCCGATGAACCGACAGCGAGCCTCGACTATGCGAACGGGCGACTCGTCATGGAACGCCTGGCCGCAGCCGCGCACGAAAACGGCAAACAAGTCATCGTCATCACCCACGACGAGCGCATGCTTGACGTGTGCGACCGCGTGCTCCGTTTGCGTGATGGCCAACTCGAAACATTGTGA